The window AAAAGCTCGTTGACCTTTTTCAAACGTTCGATGGGATCGAAGACTTCGAGAATTGCCTGGCTCTCTTCGATCTTGAGGCGCAGGTTGGACGCCACCAAATCCGCCAGCACGCCGGGATCGCTGATGTTGTCGGTGACCATGACGATTTCGGGCGGCAGGTTTTTGAGATTTAAAATCTGTTCGATCTTTTCTTTCGCCGTGCGCATCAAGGCTTCGACTTCGATCGGCACTTCCGCCTGGGTCGGCTCGATGACTTTGCGGATTTTGATTTCGAAAAACGGCCGCTCGCGCAGATAGGTGTCGACTTCGCCTTTGGCCAAACCTTGGACGAGGATTTTCACCCGGCCATCGGCGAGCTTGAGCATACGCATGATCGACGCAATGGTGCCGATTTTGTGGATGTTCTCGGCAGTAGGATTTTCTTCCGAGGAATTTTTTTGCGCCACCAGAAAAATCAAGCGGTCGCGGGACAGCGCTTCTTCGACGGCGCGAATCGATACGTCGCGGCCGACGAACAGCGGCAACATCATGTAGGGGTAAATGACAATGTCACGTATCGGCAGGAGCGGCAGAATATCCGGAATCTCGACCTGAGAATTTTTATTGTCCGGATTTTCGACTTTCCATTCGGTGTCACTCATTAAAACTCCAATCCTGCCGACAACTTAATCACAGTGGGAACCCAGGTCAACAACAAACTTGACCGTTGTGTGAATTCGTCAGCAAATTATTGCGCCGGGAAATCCTCAAGCGGGTGGCGTTCGGACGCACCCGGCGGAGAAAACACTAACCGAATAGTTCTTTCATCTTGTCGAAGAAGCCCTTGGCGAGCGGATTGCCGTCTTCGCCCAGGGTGGCGAACTCTTTGAGCAGCTCTTTTTGCTTGGCGGTCAAATGGGTCGGAGTTTCGACGGTGACGCGCACATGTTGATCGCCCATCTGGTAGCCTTGCACGTCCTTCACCCCTTTGCCTTTCATGCGAAAGACTTTGCCCGACTGGGTGCCGCCGGGAATTTTCATCTTTACTTTGCCATCCAGCGTCGGCACGTCGATTTCCGCGCCCAGGGCGGCTTGGACGAAACTGATCGGCACATCGCAAATGATGTCTAAGTTTTCCCGGATGAAAATCGGATGGGACTCCACTTGAGTGACGACATAGAGATCGCCCGGTGCGCCGCCCGCTGGTGCGGCTTCGCCTTCGCCGCGCAGTTTGAGCCGTGAACCGTTGTCGACGCCGGCGGGAATTTTTACGCTCAGCGTGTGCATGGAGCGCACTCGACCGGCGCCGCCGCAGCTGGCGCAGGCTTCTTTGATCACCGAGCCCTGGCCGTGACATTGATTGCAGGTACGCGAGACGCTGAAAAAACCTTGCTGAAAATTGACCTGACCGCGGCCGCGACAGGTCGGACAAGTTTGCGGCGCAGTGCCCGGTTTAGCGCCGTTGCCATGGCAGGTTTCGCAGGCGCCGTGGCGCGGAATCTTGATTTTTTTCTCCGCGCCGG is drawn from Deltaproteobacteria bacterium and contains these coding sequences:
- the dnaJ gene encoding molecular chaperone DnaJ, which produces MSTKRDYYELLGVGRSATEDEIKKAYRKSALQYHPDRNPGDKQAEEKFKEVSEAYSVLSDAQKRAQYDQYGHAAFGDSGPFAGGFEDVFGDIFGEFFGGGGRRGRGRGEDLRYNLTLKFEEAVAGAEKKIKIPRHGACETCHGNGAKPGTAPQTCPTCRGRGQVNFQQGFFSVSRTCNQCHGQGSVIKEACASCGGAGRVRSMHTLSVKIPAGVDNGSRLKLRGEGEAAPAGGAPGDLYVVTQVESHPIFIRENLDIICDVPISFVQAALGAEIDVPTLDGKVKMKIPGGTQSGKVFRMKGKGVKDVQGYQMGDQHVRVTVETPTHLTAKQKELLKEFATLGEDGNPLAKGFFDKMKELFG